GCCGGGCATCTTGTTCTCCAGCGCGCTGATCTCGCTGGGGTGGGGGTATCTCGTCTATTTCAACGGGATCAGCACGATCTGGCCCATGTTTGGCGTAGCCAATCAGCTCCTTGGCGTTCTGAGCCTCGCTATCGGCACGACCCTGCTCCTGCGATATTCGCCGCGCCGTCTCCATGCGTTGGTGGCGTTCCTTCCGCTGTGCTTCCTGAGCGTCACGGTCATCTACGCCGGGATATTGAACATCGACGGCTACATCGCCAAGGGGTTGCTGGTACCCGAGGTCCTGACAGTCGCGATGCTAGCGCTGGTTTGCGTCGTGCTGGTGGACTCGGTTCTGCGGTGGTACGGCCTCGTGCGGGCGCCTCGCAGGGCGCCGCTGCCGGTGTTGGGAAGGGAGATTGCCGCTGATATGGCGTCCTTACGCCAGCCCGTCGCGGAATCTGTTTGAACGGTTGGACGGCGCAGGGGTATCCTATCCATGGTTTGGCCCGGAATCGCCGGCGCACCCATTCCAACGCGAAAGGCATACCCTTGCGACGATTATCGTTAATTCTCTTCAGCGTGCTGATTGCCCTGCCGGCCATGGCCCAGCAGCGGAAGATGAAACTGGATTCCCTCGGCTTGCCGCCCTATCCGGGTGTCACCAACGTGGGGCATATCAGCCTCCCGTTGAAGGACATCCTCAAGCCGAAGCCGGGCGAACACCCGACCGGGCCCGCACTCACCGACCTCGCCATTCAGACCTACCGCACGCCGCTGACCACTTCCGTTGATTCCATCTGTGCGTTTTACCTGAAATACGCCCAGCAGCTCGGTTGGCGCTTGCTGGACGATATCCCCGATGGCGTTCTCAACCGCAGCCTCGTTTTCTGGAGCCCACTGGCGCCTGGATACCTGACGGTTGAAGTCCTTCCCGGCCCGGATAACACGCGTCAGATTGACCTGACGCGTCTGCTGGGTGATGTCGATCCGATGCGCCCCGGAGAAGTCGTCAAATTGACCGGCAAGCGGATCCGCGAACAGCACGTCGAAATCACTTATATGGGGCAGTTTCAGAACATCAAGACCGGCAAGGTAGCCCGCCAGACTTTGACCGCGGTCGAAGAGCGGTCCGAGTCCGGGCTTCCGGCGACGGCCGCGTTGCGCATTGCCCCTAAGGACGAAACCTATCTTGCGGTGATCAAGGTGAAGGACTCTACGAAACACATGGTTTCGGCCGATGCGTACACCACGAACAACACGCTCGTGGCCCATGGAGAGTCGCCGACGCCTACGGGATCCCTGACAATGCTGGGACGGGTCCGCGCCACCCAGGGGCTCGCTCTGAGGGTCGTCGTCATGGGCTGGCAGGTCCTTCCGGCCACACCCATTGCGCCAAAACCGGCCCCGCAGCCGGTAAAGAAGGCATCGACGGCGAAGTTTGCTTCAACGGCGAAGCCTGGCAGCGCGACGCGCAAACCTGCGCAGCCGGTGAAGCCGGCTCCGACGGCGGTCCCGGCGCCCTTTCAACCCGGCGCGGCGGGCTCCGGGACTCCGGCGCCGCTCCCGGTCGCGCCGTCACTGCCTCCGCCGACTCCGGTGGCCCTGACGGAATGGTATGGCCTGCGACCACCGCTGACAGCCATCCTGGAAGCGCGCCGCGGACCGTCCACGACGAAGACCGATTCGGTGGTGATAGAGAAGGACGTGGAACTCGGATCGACCTGCGACGAACGCAAGACGCAGACCGTCCCCTGGCGCATCGACACAACGGATCAGTTCACGTTCTCGCCGGACCTTTTCGGCATCTCCCTTCAGCGCGGGCAGGTGGGCACCAAGACCGGCACGCAGACGGTGGAGTTTCCATTGCGCTCGGGTACCAGCAACACCTATACCGTGACGCAGGCGAAGGCAACGACTACAACCGAGGTGTCCATTGGGTACGCGTTCAATGGGCAATGGGTCTCGCTGCCGGGCAAGAGGGAGAATCCAACGAAGACGACATACGTTGTGACGAACGCCACCCAGCCGGTGATTACCAGGAAATCTACGGGGGTTTGCCCCGCCAAATAGCGGTCGGACGTTAGGGGGGCGCCCGCTTAGCCGCCCCACCGAGGTTCAGTCTCCCGTCACCCGGATGCTCGTCGGCGGATCGGCCGGCTCGGAGAGTTTGGGGCACGTGATGACGAGAAAGCCGTCTTTGTAATTCGCCGTCACGTTCTCCCGGTCGAGGGGCACGTTCGGAAGCAGGATGTCCCTCTGGAAACGGCCGAAGTACACTTCCAGCTGGTGACACCTGCGCCGCCCGGTAGAGGCATCCTCGGGCTCGGGCCGATCCCCGCTCACCGTCAGCACGCGGTTGTCCGCCGCCAGTGTCACCCGCGTGTGCGCGAGGTTAACCCCGGCGGCCTCAACGCGGACCCAGATGCAGTCATCGCTTTCGCAGATGTCGACATTGGGCTGCCACATCCTGGCGGGAACACCTGTGCCCAGCATTGTACCGAACGCTTCTTGCTGGAAGCGCTGCATTTCGCGCTCCATCTCACGGATCATATCTTCATATCGCTTGAACATAGCACTGACCAGTATACAACCCCGCGGCGCCATGGTTCCATGCGGGGGCAGAGGTGCAGGGGCCGGGGGCCGAGAAAGACACCT
This genomic interval from Armatimonadota bacterium contains the following:
- a CDS encoding Hsp20/alpha crystallin family protein, which encodes MFKRYEDMIREMEREMQRFQQEAFGTMLGTGVPARMWQPNVDICESDDCIWVRVEAAGVNLAHTRVTLAADNRVLTVSGDRPEPEDASTGRRRCHQLEVYFGRFQRDILLPNVPLDRENVTANYKDGFLVITCPKLSEPADPPTSIRVTGD